Proteins encoded in a region of the Bacillus sp. T3 genome:
- a CDS encoding ABC transporter permease, which yields MNLLFEGLKKAVEMVLSGDSEIFAITLLTLRVSFTAIFISMLIGIPVGTLLGLTRFPGKRFLLVLINIGMGLPPVVAGLWITIFLWRSGPLGDLSLLYSPTAIVMAQILVSLPIITGLTCTAFQQIDQKLLLQIKALGATKVQTVWILLKETKIAIMAAIMAGLGRILAEVGAAMMVGGNLQGETRILTTSIVMEVSKGNFDVALALSFILITIAFLITFLLTFLQQRTRNV from the coding sequence ATGAATTTATTATTTGAAGGCTTAAAAAAAGCAGTTGAAATGGTTTTATCAGGTGATAGCGAAATATTCGCTATCACCTTATTGACATTAAGGGTGTCCTTTACAGCAATTTTCATCAGCATGCTCATTGGCATACCCGTCGGTACATTGCTAGGGCTAACCCGATTTCCTGGGAAAAGATTCCTTTTAGTGCTAATCAATATTGGTATGGGGCTACCTCCAGTGGTTGCCGGTTTATGGATAACGATTTTCCTATGGCGTTCAGGTCCGCTAGGGGATTTATCGTTGCTCTATTCACCAACAGCAATCGTGATGGCACAAATCCTGGTCTCTCTCCCTATCATTACAGGATTAACCTGCACAGCCTTTCAACAAATCGATCAAAAGCTGCTGTTGCAAATTAAAGCTTTAGGAGCAACAAAAGTACAAACAGTATGGATTCTGTTAAAAGAAACGAAAATCGCAATCATGGCCGCGATTATGGCGGGGCTTGGTCGGATTTTAGCAGAAGTAGGTGCAGCGATGATGGTTGGTGGGAACCTGCAGGGTGAAACACGGATCCTCACCACCTCAATTGTAATGGAGGTTTCGAAAGGAAATTTTGATGTTGCCCTTGCCCTCTCATTTATCTTAATTACGATAGCG